The window TTCTATTCCATCTCAATCTTCATTTACGAACCGATTATTCAGTTAGAACGTAAACGTTTCCTTTGCTTTTGATTCAGCAAAAGGCTCTCGATCTTCAATATGTCGAGTTTGATGGGCATGAAAATGAGCGCACTGCTTGTCGTTCTACTGTTTCTGTTTACTGTCCATGTCTCCGCTCGATATCACCCCCAAAATCCTGCGAAAAACAATAATGTTTTTATAAGTATGGAGCAATTAGATAACTGTGCAAACTGCAAGGGCAACGGTGAAGACCCAAAACCCTGCTGTTCGTCACCCTCGAATAAGGCTGTTTTCTCACAACAGCTAGATGACTGTCCGAATTGTGAAAGCAATGGTAGAGACCCAAGACCCTGCTGCCACCGCTCCAACAAGGTTGCTGGCAAAACCAATAATGTTCTTGCAGGCATGGAGCAGTTAGCTGACTGTGCAAACTGCAAGGGTAACGGTGAAGACCCAAGACCCTGCTGTTCGTCACCCTCGAATAAGGCTGTTTTCTCACAACAGCTAGATGACTGTCCGAATTGTCAAAGCAATGGTAAGGACCCAAGACCGTGCTGCCACCCCTCCAATAAGGTTGCTGGGAAAACCAATAATGTTCTTGCAGGCATGGAGCAGTTAGCAGGCTGTGCGAACTGTGAGGGCAATGGTGAAGACCCCAGACCCTGCTGCCACGCCTCCAACAAGGCTATTTTCTCCGGATAAAACTCGGCGTATGGCTGGCTTGGATCTCAGTTAATATTCGTTTCTCTTTTCTAATCCGTTGTCAGTAGGCGTTCCACACAAATAAAACCTCTTACATTCCACAAATGTTCAG is drawn from Cryptomeria japonica unplaced genomic scaffold, Sugi_1.0 HiC_scaffold_27, whole genome shotgun sequence and contains these coding sequences:
- the LOC131861585 gene encoding uncharacterized protein LOC131861585 — its product is MEQLDNCANCKGNGEDPKPCCSSPSNKAVFSQQLDDCPNCESNGRDPRPCCHRSNKVAGKTNNVLAGMEQLADCANCKGNGEDPRPCCSSPSNKAVFSQQLDDCPNCQSNGKDPRPCCHPSNKVAGKTNNVLAGMEQLAGCANCEGNGEDPRPCCHASNKAIFSG